GTAGCTATATTTAATATCCATTCCTTAGCCATTTTGCCTCTCCTTCCATAACTAGACAAATTTCCCTTTATATTTATGATCCACCGAGAAATCTGGAACTGCCAAGCCAGATTTTATAAGATAAGCATTAACGAAGATTTTATTTTTGAGATAAACATAAGCCATAACAGTGTTCTCGTTTATTACCTCGTTGTCATGGAATGACAGAAATACATTTTTTCCCAGAATATAATCTCGCAAATATCGGATTGTGTCCTCTTTTTTATTTATCCTTACTCCTAAAAATTTAACAGTTAAACCCGTATCTAACTTAATTGTATTCTCATCTACTATTTCAATGACTTTGTATAATCTATTCCCTTTAAAGTTGAATTTCTTAGGGTCTATTTGTGGTTTTGCATTCTGAATTCTGGGAGTATAATCCACTGGTGGAAGTTCCAGTTTCTCACCCTTTCTTTCTATTATTAAGATATCGTCACGAAATCCAGGAAGACTTTCTTTCATACCTATCTTTTCTTTTATTATTTCAAGAAAATCCTTATTAATTTCATAACCGATAGCATTCCTCTCCAACTCTAAAGCAACCTTTACAGTAGTCCCACTGCCTAAAAACGGATCCAACACAGTATCACCAATAAATGTAAACATTTTTATCAACCTCTTTGGCAGCTCATCAGGAAACATCGCCTCATGTCTTATCTGTTTTGCCCCTCCAAAATGCCAGTGTCCAGAAAAATACTCTTTCCATTCTTCTTTTGTAAGTTTTGACGCCTCTTTAATGTCTTTTGGAACTCTTTTGCCTTTCCCCGGCTTTTTAAAAATATGGATAAATTCGTAATCAATCTCAACAATTCCATTTGGCGGATAGGGAAAAGAACCCATTACAGTTGCGCCACCTGTAGTATTCATTGTGGTTTTTTTCTGCCATATTATAGAGCCCATGAAATCGAAACCTATCTGTTCGCATTGAGTTATCAATTCGGCATGGATTGGAATGACCTTGTATCGCCCATAGATTATAGACCTTGCAAATTGGTCGCCAATATTGATACAAAGTCTTCCACCTTTTCTAAGCACACGATAACACTCTTTCCAGACATAGTAGAGGTCTTTCAAATACTCATGAAGGCTCTGTCCATAGCCAATCTGCCCTGTGATCCCATAGTCCTTTATGTGCCAGTACGGAGGTGAAGTTACAATCAAATCGACTTCTTCATCCCCTAACTCTTTCATGAACCGACTATCACCGATGATAACCTTTGCCCGATTTTTCATGGTTACACTTCTTTCATAATCCGCGCATTTCCTCCTCTAAAGCCTGCCATTGCACTCAACGATTTTAACATATTTCATCATCCATATTCTCGCTCTCTCCTTATAGATACCTTACCCCATGGTACATAACTCGACTGATTGTACTTTCCTCAACCAGAGCCTATCCTTGCCCAGCTTTTTCGGGGTTTTTTAATCTTTGTAGGGCTAACCAACTCAACTCCAGATACAAATTCTCAGACCTTAAAAGCCACGGAACAACACTTATAAATTTGGTTTGAAACTGGTAGCAAAGTTACCACGCTGAGCTCTGGAAAGGATGTACAAGGAAAAGCACAATGACAAAAACGGTGTCCGATCCTGCGAGTGGGATGTCATTTCTTTAAATTTCTCTCTTTTGACTGAGGCATTGAATTTGGTAAAATTATAGGGACACTTTGCAGTGGCTCTGAGAGCGGAGCCAATTTTGACAATACGAACTGGCTCCGCAAAAGTAATACTATGCGAAACTTTG
The sequence above is drawn from the Atribacterota bacterium genome and encodes:
- a CDS encoding site-specific DNA-methyltransferase; amino-acid sequence: MKNRAKVIIGDSRFMKELGDEEVDLIVTSPPYWHIKDYGITGQIGYGQSLHEYLKDLYYVWKECYRVLRKGGRLCINIGDQFARSIIYGRYKVIPIHAELITQCEQIGFDFMGSIIWQKKTTMNTTGGATVMGSFPYPPNGIVEIDYEFIHIFKKPGKGKRVPKDIKEASKLTKEEWKEYFSGHWHFGGAKQIRHEAMFPDELPKRLIKMFTFIGDTVLDPFLGSGTTVKVALELERNAIGYEINKDFLEIIKEKIGMKESLPGFRDDILIIERKGEKLELPPVDYTPRIQNAKPQIDPKKFNFKGNRLYKVIEIVDENTIKLDTGLTVKFLGVRINKKEDTIRYLRDYILGKNVFLSFHDNEVINENTVMAYVYLKNKIFVNAYLIKSGLAVPDFSVDHKYKGKFV